The Curtobacterium poinsettiae DNA segment ACTTCTTGCCGTTCTCCAGCGCAGCCTCGGGGGCGTGGAAGCCGTTGTTCAGCTTGGAGGTGACGAAGATCTCGGAACGGTCGATGCCGGACTCGGCGATCGCCTCGCCGACCTCCTTCTCGTTGCCGTACATCTCGGCGGTGTCGATGTGGCGGTAGCCGACCTCGAGCGCGGCCAGGGTGGCGGCCTTCGTCTCGGAGGGGTCGATCTGGAAGACACCGAAGCCGAGCTGCGGGATGGTCTTGCCGTCGTTCAGGGTGATGTTCGGAACGGTCATGACTCCATGCAACCAAACGTCCCTCAGCGCGCCTTCCGGGAACGTTCAGTCTCGCGTCACGCGAGCGCCGCCGTGATGTACGCCTGCAGCGCCTGTCCGTAGGCGATCGCCGGCACCTCGGACGCGAAGCTGCGGTCGGTGCCGCCGATCGTCGCCGTCACGGTGAAGACCACCCGACCGCCGACCTGCACACGGGTCAGCCCGACGAACGACGGCCCGAGCAGTTCGCGCAGCTGGTCCTCACGGGGCAGCCAGAGCGACTCGGTGGCGGTGACCGAGTCGAGCGCCCACTCGGTGGTGCCGTTGAAGCCGAGGATCGTGCCGGTGGGGGAGTCGTGCCGTTCGACGGTCATCTCGGACACCGTGTAGACGTCGTCGTCGATGCCGGGCTTGTCGATCACGAACCGGTCCCCGGTCTCGGGGTGCCAGCGGAGACCGGCGTCACGGAGGGACCTGGCGAGTTCGACGGTGATCACGTTCCCACCCTGCCCGCGCGACCCGCCCCTGTCACCACCTAGGTTGCCGAAAGCATCCCGTACTAGCATCGCCGAGCACCCCTCGCGCGAGCGCAACCCGTTCGTGCGCGCGACGTGACGACGCCCGGGCAACCGGTGCCGCGCCTCCAGGCCGTGGGAACCGGCCGCGGGTCGGACGCCGGCCGGGGGCACCGACCGAGGCTGACGGAAACCCTGCCGCCGAAGAGAAGGACCCGCATGACCCTCGAACGCGAGGAACTCCGCGACGACTGGACCGTGACGATGGCCGGAGGAACCGGCGCGCCGGACGGTGTCGCGGGCCGCACCATCCCGGCGACGGTGCCGGGCCAGGTGCACACCGACCTGGAGCGGGAGGGCCTGCTGCCGGACCCGACGTTCCACCTGAACGAGCAGGCCGCGAAGTGGGTCGGCCGCGCCGACTGGGCCTACCGCCGAGCGGTCGACGTCGACCCGCGGGGTCACGAGCGCGTCGACCTGGTCTGCGACGGTCTGGACACGGTCGCTGAGCTCAGCCTGGACGGCGTCGTCGTGGGCACGACCCGCAACATGCACCGCCGGTACCGGTTCGACGCCCGTGTGCAGACGGGCTCCGGCGGCACCACGAAGGACCTCGAGATCCTGTTCGAGTCGCCCTACCGTGAGGCCGGCCGGGTCGCCGCGAAGGCCGGCAGCATGCCCGGTCCGTACGACGAGCCGTTCCCGTACGTCCGCAAGATGGCGTCGAACTTCGGCTGGGACTGGGGTCTGACGGCGGTCACGAGCGGTCCGTGGCGGCCGGTCGCGATCGAGCGGTGGTCGACCGCGCGCCTGCGCGAGGTCCGCCCGCTCGTCGACGTCGAGGCCGGTGAGGGCGTGCTCGACGCGCACATCACCGTGGAGCGCTCGGGCATGAACGACCTGGACCAGGACGGCGAGGACGACGACCTCGTGCTCGTCGTCACCGTCAGCGGCGAGACCGAGGACGGCGGCACCACGCGCCAGCGGTCCCGCGCGCAGCTGACCCCGAAGGACGACGAGACGGTCGTCACCGTCCGCGTCCCCGAGGCGCGGCGCTGGTGGCCACGCGGCTACGGCGCGCAGCCGCAGTACGACGTCGTGGTCGAGCTGCAGACCGTCGACGGCGAGGTGCTCGACCGCGACACGTTCCGCACCGGCTTCCGGTCGACCCGAATCGAGACCCAGGTCGACGGCATCGGCCGCCCCTTCGCCGTGCACGTCAACGGCACGCTCATCGACGTCCGGGGCGTCAACTGGATCCCCGACGACGTCATCGTCTCGCGCGTCGACCGCGCGCGACTGGAGTCCCGGCTGGGTGCCGCGGCATCCCTCGGCACGAACCTCGTGCGCGTCTGGGGCGGCGGAGTGTACGAATCGCGCGACTTCTACGAGGTCTGCGACGAACTCGGTCTCCTGGTCTGGCAGGACTTCCCCTTCGCGTGCTCGGCCTACCCCGAGGTCGAGCCGATCCGCAGCGAGGTCATCGCCGAGGCGCGGGACAACGTCGCCCGCCTCGCCCGCCACCCCTCGCTGGTGGTCTGGAACGGCAACAACGAGAACATCTGGTTGCACGACGCCGACGGCTGGGGTGCGGAGCTGGGCGATCGGGGCTGGGGACTCGACTACTACCTCGACCTGCTGCCGACCATCGTCGACGCCGTCGACCCGTCGCGGTTCTACACGGTCGCGTCGCCGTGGTCCGGCTCCGAGTCGCTGCCCGCGAACGAGGTCGACCACGAGACGCACCACTCGTGGGACGTCTGGAACCGGCTGCCCGACACCGCCTACCGCGAGTCGGTGCCGCGCTTCGTGTCGGAGTTCGGCTGGCAGGCGCCGCCCGCCTGGCGCACGCTGCGCGACGCGGTCACGGACGCGCCGCTGCGGGTCGACTCGCCCGGTGTGGTCCACCACCAGAAGGCGGCCGACGGGATGGCCAAGCTGGCCCGCGGGCTGGAGCCGCGCTTCGGCGCGGTCGGCCCGGCCGCGTTCGACGCGTGGCACTACCTGACGCAGCTGCAGCAGGCGCGGGCGATCGCGACCGGCATCGAGCACTGGCGCACGCACTGGCCGCGCAACACAGGTGTCGTGGTGTGGCAGCTGAACGACCTGTGGCCGGTGTCGTCGTGGTCGGCGATCGACTCGGCGGGGCGGCTGAAGCCGCTCGCGCACGAACTGCGCCGCCTGTACGACGACGTGCTGCTGACGATCCGTCCGGTGTCGTCGGTCCCGGTCACGCCGGGTGCGGAGCGGACTGGAGGCCCGGATCACCCGGGTGCATCGGCGGCGGTCGGTGAGACGGCCGATCTGGGCGAGCTCGCGGACACGCTCTCGCTGGGGGTCTCGCCCGGCGCCTTCGGGTCCTCGCCCGTCGAGGTGGCCGTCCGGTCGACCCGCACCGGGCACGACAGCGTGGTGCGGGTGCGCCGGATCACCACGGCCGGCACGATCCTGGCCGAGGTGTCACTGCCGGTCCGGCTGTCGTCCGCGGGCGTCGCGGTCGTCGCCCTGCCCGAGTCGGTCGGTGTCGTCGACGACCCGGCCAATGAGCTCATCGTCGCCGACATGGACTGGCGCCGCGCGGTCTGGACCCCCGGTCCCGACGCCGCGATGCGGTGGGAGCCGGCGCGCTACCGGACCTCGTTCGCGGTGGTCGACGGTGGCCTGGACCTGACCGTCGAGGCCGACTCGCTCGTCCGCGACCTGCTGGTGCAGCCGGACCGGGTCGCCGCCGGTGGAACGGTCGACCGCGGGTTCATGACGCTGCTGCCCGGCGAGCGTGTGGTGTTCCGGCTCGGCGGCGTGACCGAGGCCGACATCCCGGCGCTCCGCGAGGCACCCGTGCTGTGGAGCATCGACCGCGTGCTCGGGTGACCGGGGTGCTTCCCTGTGCGAACGGTGTCCGTTCCGGGGGCCGGCCTGGGCATCCAGGGGCGGGGGAGTTACGATGGGGGCACACGGACTTTCGCCGCGTGGGTCGACGACGATCACCGGATGGCGACCAGTTCCAGATCAAGGAGTCATGATGCTCGGAAACCTGACCGGCCTTCACCTGCTGATCATCCTCGGGATCGTCATCCTGCTGTTCGGCGCGACCAAGCTCCCGGCGCTCGCCAAGGGCCTCGGCCAGTCGATCAACATCTTCAAGAAGGAGATGTCGGACGACGAGAAGAAGGCCAAGGGCGCGGACGGTACCGTGCAGAACACGACCGCCGGGCCGGCGGCGCCGGTGCAGCCGGTCGTCAACCCGGAGCCGTCGGTGCAGCCGAACGCGGACTCCCGCCACTACTCCCAGAACTAGGACACCCAGCCCCGTCCTGTCGGCAGCCCCCGCGACCACACCGGTCGCGGGGGCTTCGTCGTGCGGGATCGACCGCGGGGTCCCCCGTGCCGCAGGATGAGCACATGACCGTTCCCGCTCCCGTCCCCGCGCCGCACGGGGTCGCGCCCCTCCGGGACGACCGGCGGATCGTGCTGGTGGTGGCGATCCTGGCGTCGTTCGTCGTCGGGCTCGACTCGAGCGTCGTGAACGTCGCACTCCCCGCGATCCGGCAGGAGCTCGGCGGTGGACTCGTCGTGCAGCAGTGGGTCGTCGACGCGTACCTGGTCACGCTCGGCTCGCTCATCCTGGTCGCCGGCAGCCTGTCCGACCTGTTCGGCCGGGTCCGGATCATCACGTGGGGACTCGTGGTCTTCGGGATCGCGTCCGTGGTGTGCGCGATCGCCCCCACCGGCGAGGTGCTCATCGTCGCCCGGGCGCTGCAGGGCGTCGGCGGGGCGCTCGTCATGCCGAGCGCGCTCGCCCTCATCGTCGCGGCGTTCCGCGGGGCGGCGCAGGCGAAGGCCATCGGCACGTGGACGGCGTGGTCGAGTGCGGCCACGATCCTCGGCCCCGTGGTCGGCGGGCTCGTGGTGGACGGCATCGGGTGGCGGTGGGTCTTCGTGCTCACCGCGGTGCCGATCGCCGTGACGATCCCGCTGGTCCTGCGCATCACCGGCGACGTGCACCCCGCCGTCCGCCCGCGCATCGACGTCGTCGGGGCCGTGCTCGCCGTGGTGGGTGTCGGCGGGGTCGTGCTGGGCCTCATCGAACAGGAGCGGCTGGGGTGGGGTGCGCCCGTGGTGGTCGGCGCGCTCGTGCTCGGTGCCGCCGCACTCGTGGCGTTCGTGCCGTGGGAACTGCGGGTGACGCGGACGACGGGTTCGCCGCTCGTGCCGCTCGAGTTGTTCCGGGCGCGGAACTTCACGGTCGGGAACCTCGCGACCCTGTCCATCTACGGGGCGCTCGGCATGGTGTTCTTCGTCGTCACGCTGTTCCTGCAGGAGGTGTGGCGGTTCCCGGCCTGGCTCGCCGGCCTCGCGACGCTGCCGCCGACGATCATGCTGCTCGCCCTCTCCACCGCCGTCGGGTCGGCGGCGGGTCGGTTCGGCCCGCGGTGGTTCATGGCCGCCGGGCCGGCGGTGGGCGCGGTCGGGGCGCTCCTGCTGCTGCTCGCCGGCGACGATCCGACCGGGTACTGGTGGTCGGTGTTCCCGGGGCTGGTGCTGATCGGCGTGGGCATCGCCCTGATGGTCACGCCCCTGACGAGCGCGGTGCTCGGGTCGGTGCCGCAGTCCGAAGCCGGGTCCGGTTCGGCCGTGAACAACGCGGTCGCGCGCATCGCCGGACTCGTCACGGTCGCACTGGCCGGCGTGGTGCTCGGCGGCGAGGTGAGCGTCGACGGGCTGCACCGAGCCATGGTGGTGATGGCGCTCCTGCTGCTCGCGGGTGCCGTCGTCTGCGCCGTCGGGATCCGGAATACCGTCGAGCGCACCTAAGTTGAGTGGAGTAGACTCAACTCCAGGACCACCGCAACGAAAGGACGGAACGCATGGCGAACCTCCAGGGCGCTCCTGACTCCCAAGAGCGACAGAAGACCGCCCTCGAGCAGTACGGCATCGACCTCACGGCGATCGCGCGCAGCGGCAAGCTCGACCCCGTGATCGGACGCGACTCCGAGATCCGGCGCGTCTCCCAGGTGCTCACGCGCCGCACCAAGAACAACCCCGTGCTCATCGGCGAGCCCGGCGTCGGCAAGACCGCCGTCGTCGAGGGACTCGCGCAGCGCATCGTCGCCGGCGACGTCGCCGACTCCCTCAAGGACAAGCGGCTCATCTCGCTCGACATCTCCGCCCTCATCGCCGGCGCCAAGTACCGCGGCGAGTTCGAGGAGCGGCTCAAGTCCGTGCTCAAGGAGATCAACGACTCCGACGGGCAGGTCATCACGTTCATCGACGAGCTGCACACCCTGATGGGTGCCGGCGGCGGCGAGGGGTCGGTGGCGGCCTCGAACATGCTCAAGCCGATGCTCGCCCGCGGTGAGCTCCGGCTCATCGGCGCGACGACCCTCGACGAGTACCGCGAGTACATCGAGAAGGACGCCGCGCTCGAGCGGCGCTTCCAGCAGGTCTACGTGGGTGAGCCGAGCGTCGAGGACGCCGTGGCGATCCTGCGCGGACTCAAGGAACGCTACGAGGCGCACCACAAGGTGACGATCAACGACTCCGCCCTCGTCGCGGCCGCGAGCCTGTCGAACCGGTACATCTCCGGGCGACAGCTGCCCGACAAGGCCATCGACCTGATCGACGAGGCTGCGAGCCGTCTGCGCATGGAGATCGACTCCAGCCCGGTCGAGATCGACGAGCTGAAGCGGAACGTCGACCGTCTGCGGGTCGAGGAGTTCGCGCTCAAGCAGGAGAAGGACGACGCCTCGAAGGCCCGCCTCGAGACCCTGCGCAACGAGCTGCACACGCGCGAGGAACGGCTGGCCGAGCTCGAGCAGCGCTGGCAGGCCGAGCGTGCGAGCCTGAACCGCATCGGTGAGCTCAAGCAGCGGCTCGACGACCTGAACATGCGGTCGCAGCGGGCCCAGCGCGAGGCCGACTACGAACTCGTCTCCCGGCTCGAGTACGGCGAGAAGCCCCGCATCGAGGCCGAGCTCGCCGCCGCCGAACAGGCCGAGAGCGCCGACCGGATGGTGAACGACAGCGTCACCGACGAGGACATCGCCGCGGTCATCGCGCAGTGGACGGGCATCCCGCTCGGCCGGCTGCTGCAGGGTGAGACCGAGAAGCTCCTGCACCTCGAGAGCGAGCTCGGCCGCCGGATCATCGGGCAGCGCACGGCCGTGACCACCGTGTCCGAGGCCGTGCGTCGCACCCGCGCCGGCATCTCCGACCCGGACCGTCCGACCGGTTCGTTCCTGTTCCTCGGCCCGACGGGCGTCGGCAAGACCGAGCTGGCCAAGGCCCTCGCCGAGTTCCTGTTCGACGACGAGAAGGCCCTCGTCCGGATCGACATGAGCGAGTACGGCGAGAAGCACTCCGTGGCCCGCCTGATCGGTGCCCCGCCCGGGTACGTCGGGTACGAGGCCGGTGGACAGCTCACCGAGGCGGTCCGCCGCCGCCCGTACTCGGTGATCCTGCTCGACGAGATCGAGAAGGCACACCCCGAGGTGTTCGACGTGCTGCTCCAGGTCCTCGACGACGGGCGACTGACCGACGGCCAGGGCCGCACGGTCGACTTCCGGAACACGATCCTCGTGCTGACGTCGAACCTGGGGTCGCAGTTCATGACCGACCTGTCCCTGAGCGACGCGCAGCGGGAAGAAGCGGTCCGTGAGCTCGTGCAGCAGGCGTTCCGGCCGGAGTTCATCAACCGTCTCGACGACATCGTGGTGTTCCAGGCCCTGACGGCCGACGACCTCGGCCAGATCGTGTCGCTCTACGTCGACCGGCTGGCCCGCCGCCTGACCGATCGCCGGCTCGAGCTCGCCGTCACCCCCGAGGCACGCGGCTGGCTGGCGGAGCGCGGGTACGACCCGCTGTACGGCGCGCGGCCCCTGCGTCGCTTGATGCAGCGGCAGATCGACGACCGGTTGGCCCGCGCCATCCTGTCCGGTGACGTCCGCGACGGTGACACCGTCCGGGTGGACGTTGCCGCCGATGGCGACGGCCTGACGGTCGAGCCGTTCGAGCTCGCCGAGATCGTCGAGGAGTAGTCCACCGAGACGGACGGGAGGCCCGTCGCCGGGTCCTGGGACCGGGTCCTGGGACCGGTTCCTGGGACCGGTGACGGGCCGTTCGTCTACCGTCCACGGCATGCCTGAGATCCGCGCGTTCCGCCGCCTCACCGCCGCCGTCGAGCACGCGAGCGTGCTCGACAAAGCCGTCGACATCGACCGTGCCGTCGTGAACGCCCTGGCCAAGCCGAAGGCCCTGCGCCAGCTGCTGCACGGCGTGCCGTTCGGTCACCCGATCCACCCGCTCATGGTGCAGGTGCCGCTCGGCGCCTGGATCTCGGCAGCGGTGCTCGACCTGCTCGGCGGGAAGGGCAACGCGAAGGCCGCGAAGACCCTCGTCGGCGTCGGGGTGGTGTCGGCCGGCAGCGCATCGGTCGCCGGGTACGTCGACTGGTCCGAACTGGACCGCGAGCAGCTCCGGACGGGGTGGGTGCACCAGGCCGTGAACTGGGCGGGGCTGTCGCTGTACGGGCTGTCCTGGCTGGAGCGGAAGCGGGGCAACCACGGAGCGGGCAAGGTGCTCGGTCTCGCGGGACTCGCCG contains these protein-coding regions:
- a CDS encoding pilus assembly protein CpaE translates to MITVELARSLRDAGLRWHPETGDRFVIDKPGIDDDVYTVSEMTVERHDSPTGTILGFNGTTEWALDSVTATESLWLPREDQLRELLGPSFVGLTRVQVGGRVVFTVTATIGGTDRSFASEVPAIAYGQALQAYITAALA
- a CDS encoding glycoside hydrolase family 2 protein — translated: MTLEREELRDDWTVTMAGGTGAPDGVAGRTIPATVPGQVHTDLEREGLLPDPTFHLNEQAAKWVGRADWAYRRAVDVDPRGHERVDLVCDGLDTVAELSLDGVVVGTTRNMHRRYRFDARVQTGSGGTTKDLEILFESPYREAGRVAAKAGSMPGPYDEPFPYVRKMASNFGWDWGLTAVTSGPWRPVAIERWSTARLREVRPLVDVEAGEGVLDAHITVERSGMNDLDQDGEDDDLVLVVTVSGETEDGGTTRQRSRAQLTPKDDETVVTVRVPEARRWWPRGYGAQPQYDVVVELQTVDGEVLDRDTFRTGFRSTRIETQVDGIGRPFAVHVNGTLIDVRGVNWIPDDVIVSRVDRARLESRLGAAASLGTNLVRVWGGGVYESRDFYEVCDELGLLVWQDFPFACSAYPEVEPIRSEVIAEARDNVARLARHPSLVVWNGNNENIWLHDADGWGAELGDRGWGLDYYLDLLPTIVDAVDPSRFYTVASPWSGSESLPANEVDHETHHSWDVWNRLPDTAYRESVPRFVSEFGWQAPPAWRTLRDAVTDAPLRVDSPGVVHHQKAADGMAKLARGLEPRFGAVGPAAFDAWHYLTQLQQARAIATGIEHWRTHWPRNTGVVVWQLNDLWPVSSWSAIDSAGRLKPLAHELRRLYDDVLLTIRPVSSVPVTPGAERTGGPDHPGASAAVGETADLGELADTLSLGVSPGAFGSSPVEVAVRSTRTGHDSVVRVRRITTAGTILAEVSLPVRLSSAGVAVVALPESVGVVDDPANELIVADMDWRRAVWTPGPDAAMRWEPARYRTSFAVVDGGLDLTVEADSLVRDLLVQPDRVAAGGTVDRGFMTLLPGERVVFRLGGVTEADIPALREAPVLWSIDRVLG
- the tatA gene encoding twin-arginine translocase TatA/TatE family subunit; protein product: MMLGNLTGLHLLIILGIVILLFGATKLPALAKGLGQSINIFKKEMSDDEKKAKGADGTVQNTTAGPAAPVQPVVNPEPSVQPNADSRHYSQN
- a CDS encoding MFS transporter — translated: MTVPAPVPAPHGVAPLRDDRRIVLVVAILASFVVGLDSSVVNVALPAIRQELGGGLVVQQWVVDAYLVTLGSLILVAGSLSDLFGRVRIITWGLVVFGIASVVCAIAPTGEVLIVARALQGVGGALVMPSALALIVAAFRGAAQAKAIGTWTAWSSAATILGPVVGGLVVDGIGWRWVFVLTAVPIAVTIPLVLRITGDVHPAVRPRIDVVGAVLAVVGVGGVVLGLIEQERLGWGAPVVVGALVLGAAALVAFVPWELRVTRTTGSPLVPLELFRARNFTVGNLATLSIYGALGMVFFVVTLFLQEVWRFPAWLAGLATLPPTIMLLALSTAVGSAAGRFGPRWFMAAGPAVGAVGALLLLLAGDDPTGYWWSVFPGLVLIGVGIALMVTPLTSAVLGSVPQSEAGSGSAVNNAVARIAGLVTVALAGVVLGGEVSVDGLHRAMVVMALLLLAGAVVCAVGIRNTVERT
- a CDS encoding ATP-dependent Clp protease ATP-binding subunit, translating into MANLQGAPDSQERQKTALEQYGIDLTAIARSGKLDPVIGRDSEIRRVSQVLTRRTKNNPVLIGEPGVGKTAVVEGLAQRIVAGDVADSLKDKRLISLDISALIAGAKYRGEFEERLKSVLKEINDSDGQVITFIDELHTLMGAGGGEGSVAASNMLKPMLARGELRLIGATTLDEYREYIEKDAALERRFQQVYVGEPSVEDAVAILRGLKERYEAHHKVTINDSALVAAASLSNRYISGRQLPDKAIDLIDEAASRLRMEIDSSPVEIDELKRNVDRLRVEEFALKQEKDDASKARLETLRNELHTREERLAELEQRWQAERASLNRIGELKQRLDDLNMRSQRAQREADYELVSRLEYGEKPRIEAELAAAEQAESADRMVNDSVTDEDIAAVIAQWTGIPLGRLLQGETEKLLHLESELGRRIIGQRTAVTTVSEAVRRTRAGISDPDRPTGSFLFLGPTGVGKTELAKALAEFLFDDEKALVRIDMSEYGEKHSVARLIGAPPGYVGYEAGGQLTEAVRRRPYSVILLDEIEKAHPEVFDVLLQVLDDGRLTDGQGRTVDFRNTILVLTSNLGSQFMTDLSLSDAQREEAVRELVQQAFRPEFINRLDDIVVFQALTADDLGQIVSLYVDRLARRLTDRRLELAVTPEARGWLAERGYDPLYGARPLRRLMQRQIDDRLARAILSGDVRDGDTVRVDVAADGDGLTVEPFELAEIVEE
- a CDS encoding DUF2231 domain-containing protein, producing the protein MPEIRAFRRLTAAVEHASVLDKAVDIDRAVVNALAKPKALRQLLHGVPFGHPIHPLMVQVPLGAWISAAVLDLLGGKGNAKAAKTLVGVGVVSAGSASVAGYVDWSELDREQLRTGWVHQAVNWAGLSLYGLSWLERKRGNHGAGKVLGLAGLAVVSVGGYLGGHLSYRQRAGVSDHGEVPFDA